A single window of Colletotrichum higginsianum IMI 349063 chromosome 8, whole genome shotgun sequence DNA harbors:
- a CDS encoding Serine threonine-protein kinase prp4, whose amino-acid sequence MTSSSDEGEIMEHDAVELKATSLPKKFEGNGVDRQDRTRDRYSASKSPVHDNAARHHNPPRRSRSPPPRGFKRARDERDYAASGRQDTRRFRVHYEDGPRDDYRRSRVSYEDLDRPPSRGSNHSQDGRDRNWSRDGERDTYRERDRYPDKRPRNRTRSPYRPPRNDRGGRDNYYSRDGGRDRLADSFRDLKYDEQRDRDSRNGGTGSNGAAVGKDSRASRDDAKPVKNSADDRNSAASRSRDQTSVSPYSKRTRFLLTPEGSAPQVVEPEHGYDEPEEPVVIDEEAEIERRRRRRDELLAKSNSATPLLVHALHAADKSAVSSPAQEGTPGTPVAGDVGTPGTDFESPARDGSSPGAIDIVNESDLMNTHGGGEVTEEDGPSAADYDPTVDMKEDERRDEMRHGNVGVHGEAPDAQTEAEPQKPPQEAPAKKPSGADEDDGDFDMFAEDFDDEKYAAPNPAQVAVVDESKASPALAPPNGAILEGDDKDGYYKIRIGEIMNGRYQVQSTLGKGMFSGVARAVDVTNKKLVAIKIMRNNDALRKGGFTEIAILQKLNDADPDNRKHIVKFERHFDHKGHLCMAFEHLSLNLREVLKKFGNNVGINLGATRAYAHQIFIGLAHMRKCSIIHADLKPDNILVNENRSVLKICDLGTGIDKSDAATAHNEITPYLVSRFYRAPEVILGMPYDYSIDMWSIGCTLYELYTGKILFAGDSNNQMLKAIMEIRGKITPKLYKRGQLAAMHFDELGNFVSMERDKALGKVR is encoded by the exons ATGACGTCGAGTTCGGACGAAGGCGAGATCATGGAGCATGACGCCGTGGAATTGAAGGCAACTTCACTGCCGAAGAAGTTTGAAGGAAACGGTGTTGACCGTCAAGACAGAACCCGAGATAGATACTCGGCCTCCAAATCCCCCGTACACGACAATGCCGCCAGGCACCACAAcccgccgagacggagcCGCTCGCCCCCGCCCCGTGGCTTTAAGCGCGCCCGCGACGAGCGCGACTACGCTGCCAGTGGCCGCCAAGATACACGACGCTTCCGCGTGCACTACGAGGATGGCCCGCGGGACGACTACCGCCGCTCGCGCGTCTCGTACGAAGACCTGGACCGCCCGCCCTCGCGCGGCTCGAACCACAGTCAGGATGGCCGTGACAGGAATTGGAGCCGCGACGGAGAAAGAGACACATACCGGGAGCGAGACCGCTACCCAGACAAGCGGCCGCGCAACCGCACCAGATCGCCCTACCGCCCCCCGCGCAACGACCGAGGAGGCCGCGATAATTACTACAGCAGAGACGGCGGCCGCGACAGGCTCGCCGATTCGTTCCGAGACTTGAAGTACGACGAGCAAAGAGACCGAGACTCCCGCAACGGAGGCACGGGGTCGAACGGGGCCGCTGTAGGAAAGGATTCTCGTGCTTCCAGAGACGATGCTAAACCTGTGAAAAACTCTGCAGACGACAGGAACTCTGCTGCGTCTCGCTCTCGGGACCAGACGTCCGTCTCTCCTTACTCCAAGAGGACTCGGTTCCTGCTAACGCCCGAAGGCAGCGCGCCGCAGGTGGTCGAGCCCGAACACGGCTACGACGAGCCGGAAGAGCCagtcgtcatcgacgaggaggccgagattgaacgacggcggcgacgtcgtgaCGAGCTGCTGGCAAAGTCCAATTCTGCCACTCCGCTGCTCGTTCATGCACTGCACGCCGCTGACAAGTCGGCCGTATCCTCCCCCGCTCAAGAGGGTACACCTGGCACGCCGGTTGCAGGCGACGTTGGTACTCCAGGCACAG ATTTTGAATCGCCCGCTCGAGATGGGAGCTCTCCTGGGGCTATTGACATCGTGAACGAAAGCGACCTCATGAACACCcacgggggcggcgaggtcacTGAAGAAGATGGGCCCTCTGCAGCAGACTATGACCCGACCGTCGACATGAAGGAAGACGAGAGACGTGACGAAATGCGCCACGGTAACGTTGGTGTGCACGGCGAAGCCCCCGATGCTCAGACGGAGGCGGAACCTCAGAAACCACCCCAGGAAGCACCGGCGAAGAAGCCCTCGGGCGCtgatgaggatgacggcgatTTCGACATGTTTGCCGAAGACTTTGACGATGAGAAGTACGCTGCTCCTAACCCTGCCCAGGTGGCCGTGGTGGACGAAAGCAAAGCTTCGCCAGCTCTCGCCCCGCCAAACGGCGCCattctcgagggcgacgacaaggaTGGCTACTACAAGATCCGTATTGGTGAGATCATGAACGGTCGGTACCAGGTCCAGTCCACTCTGGGTAAGGGCATGTTCTCCGGCGTCGCGCGGGCCGTAGACGTAACGAACAAGAAGCTGGTGGCCATCAAGATCATGAGAAACAACGACGCGCTGAGGAAGGGAGGCTTCACCGAAATTGCCATTCTGCAAAAGCTCAACGACGCCGACCCGGACAACCGCAAACACATTGTCAAGTTTGAGCGGCACTTTGATCACAAGGGCCACCTGTGTATGGCGTTTGAACACCTCAGCCTGAACCTGCGAGAGGTGTTGAAGAAGTTCGGCAACAATGTCGGAATCAACCTGGGCGCGACGAGGGCGTACGCCCACCAGATCTTCATCGGTCTTGCTCACATGCGGAAATGCAGCATCATCCATGCCGATCTCAAGCCTGACAACATTTTA GTCAACGAGAACCGGAGTGTGCTCAAGATTTGCGACCTCGGAACCGGTATCGACAAGTCGGACGCGGCTACGGCACACAACGAGATCACGCCGTACCTGGTCAGTCGCTTTTACAGAGCACCCGAGGTCATACTTGGCATGCCCTATGACTACTCGATCGACATGTGGTCCATCGGCTGCACGCTGTACGAGTTGTACACGGGCAAGATCCTCTTCGCGGGCGACAGCAATAACCAGAtgctcaaggccatcatgGAGATCCGAGGCAAGATCACGCCCAAGCTTTACAAGAGAGGGCAGCTGGCGGCGATGCACTTTGATGAACTGGGCAACTTTGTCAGCATGGAGCGGGACAAGGCGCTTGGAAAGGTACGTTAA
- a CDS encoding Serine/threonine-protein kinase prp4: protein MCLQEVLPVVKPTRDLRTRLFAASAGMNDAETRDLNHFVDLLEHCLTLNPEKRIKPADALKHPFFTARVVAPSKR, encoded by the exons ATGTGTTTGCAGGA GGTCCTTCCCGTCGTCAAACCGACGCGTGATCTGCGCACCCGCCTCTTCGCTGCGTCGGCGGGTATGAACGACGCCGAGACTAGAGACCTGAACCACTTtgtcgacctgctcgagcACTGCCTGACGCTCAACCCGGAGAAGAGAATCAAGCCCGCCGACGCGCTGAAGCATCCCTTCTTTACGGCGAGGGTCGTCGCCCCGTCGAAGCGGTAG
- a CDS encoding Ran1-like protein kinase — protein sequence MQHVSGFGYPTPPASPVYDSTKCSIQQPITTAPHCQARYIPLTPEERLGRFLEGKLQLTTILGTGAYGVVYSAVDVKTGVRYAVKCLSKFNPDGTPLDRRQVAFQNREIRLHYLASAHPNVVSMLKIVDDPDCIYVILEYCPEGDLFFNITECGQYVGNDALAKRVFLQILDAVEHCHSLGIYHRDLKPENILVSDHGETVKLADFGLATSSDRSEDYGCGSTFYMSPECLDHSARRPFYFCAPNDVWSLGVILVNLTCGRNPWKQASFEDSTYRAYTRCPETLKSILPVSDELNDILGRIFARNPDQRITLSELRARIQTCSRFTIPAMPTSAFPTPPASPDHTTEYVTCKDTIVDDYDNALSPASSSSDEGSTCSSDDGSLTSSGSTIDDLDEEFLQEQQEAMTCHAQVFEPEDPRTPFFPAQEFVPQQYTGPVPSPVAGHQEPPLHSHMSAPGPMPVQVQMQAPSCPSKSFVQFWWGDLLKYAQQAPAIHPHVPFHHQVPIFSHPQGCY from the exons ATGCAGCATGTATCAGGATTTGGCTATCCCACTCCCCCCGCTTCGCCGGTATACGACAGCACAAAGTGCTCGATCCAGCAGCCCATCACAACAGCACCCCACTGCCAGGCACGATACATCCCGTTGACGCCGGAGGAGAGGCTAGGAAGATTCCTCGAGGGCAAGTTGCAGTTGACGACCATTCTGGGAACCGGCGCTTATGGCGTCGTCTACTCCGCCGTGGATGTCAAGACCGGAGTCCGTTATGCCGTCAAGTGTCTCAGCAAATTCAACCCAGACGGAACCCCATTGGATCGTCGACAGGTTGCCTTCCAGAACCGGGAGATTCGTCTGCACTACTTGGCCTCGGCCCACCCCAACGTGGTGTCGATGCTGAAGATTGTTGACGACCCGGACTGCATTTATGTTATCTTGGAATATTGCCCGGAGGGTGACTTGTTTTTCAACATCACCGAATGTGGTCAGTATGTTGGGAACGACGCTCTCGCCAAGAGAGTCTTCCTCCAGATCTTGGATGCTGTTGAACACTGCCATTCTCTGGGAATCTACCACCGGGATTTGAAGCCGGAGAACATTCTCGTGTCGGACCACGGAGAGACCGTTAAGCTCGCCGACTTTGGCCTCGCAACCTCATCTGACCGGTCTGAGGACTACGGATGCGGCTCAACATTCTACATGAGTCCAG AATGCTTGGACCACTCAGCCCGTAGACCTTTCTACTTTTGCGCCCCCAATGATGTCTGGAGTCTCGGAGTCATCCTGGTCAACCTCACTTGTGGACGCAACCCATGGAAGCAAGCCTCTTTCGAGGACTCTACCTACCGGGCTTACACCCGGTGCCCGGAGACTCTGAAGAGCATCCTCCCAGTGTCGGATGAACTGAACGACATCTTGGGAAGGATCTTCGCCCGGAACCCGGACCAGAGGATCACCCTGTCCGAGTTGAGGGCCAGGATTCAGACTTGCTCCAGGTTCACCATCCCGGCGATGCCAACTTCCGCCTTCCCGACACCCCCGGCTTCGCCCGACCACACCACTGAATACGTTACTTGCAAGGACACGATTGTCGACGACTATGACAACGCTctctcgcccgcctcgtcttcctcagACGAAGGTTCTACATGTTCCTCGGACGACGGCTCACTCACCTCGAGTGGCTCAACTAttgacgaccttgacgaGGAGTTCCTCCAGGAACAACAGGAGGCAATGACATGCCACGCCCAAGTCTTTGAGCCAGAGGATCCTCGGACGCCCTTCTTTCCCGCTCAGGAGTTTGTTCCCCAACAGTACACTGGACCTGTTCCGTCACCGGTAGCCGGACATCAGGAACCCCCCCTTCACTCCCACATGTCCGCACCTGGTCCTATGCCAGTTCAGGTTCAAATGCAGGCACCGAGCTGCCCGTCAAAGTCCTTCGTCCAGTTCTGGTGGGGAGACTTGTTGAAGTATGCTCAGCAGGCCCCTGCTATTCATCCTCACGTCCCATTCCACCACCAGGTTCCGATCTTCTCTCATCCTCAAGGCTGCTACTAG